The stretch of DNA GTAACAACAAATCGTAATGTCCCAAAACAGGAAGTAAATTTGGTTCAAGAGCTTGAACTAATTGAATTCCTTTATCTTTAGCATTAAGTTGATAAGTTCGTAAAGTTTGCTCAATTAATTGAGTCAGATCTACTGCACAGAAATTATAAACCCGAGAAGATTCTAGACGAGATAAATCTAAAACATCATTAACTAAACGAGTTAAACGGTCTGTTTCATGATTTGCTGTTTCTAAAAACTCTTTGCGTTGCTCTTCGGTTAAATCTTCTCCGTATTCCGAGAGAGTTTCAATAAAAGATTTGATATTAAATAAAGGAGTTCTTAATTCATGGGAAACATTACTAATAAATTGACTTTTAGCTTCGTTTAATTCAGCTTCCCTAGTGATATCCTGTACTGTCATGGCAATACCTTTGACATTTTCTCGTTCTCGGTCAAGAACTTGAGTTAAAAGTATGCGTACAGTGCGTCTTTTTGGTTGATGTAAAACAATCCGAAACTCATCTCCATTGCTTAAATGATCTTCATGATCAACAGCTAAAATTTGTGGTTCTTGTTGGGTTAAAGTTTCTTCCTGAGATTGGGATTCAGATTTGGTTTCGCTAGCGACAATTTGATACAGAGGTTTAGTAAGTTTAATGGTTAATTCTGTTGGTAAATGATGTAAAACATTTTCGCCGATGACGTTTTTACCTTCCCAACCAAAAATACGTCTAGCAGTAGGATTGACTAAAATTATGATCATATTAGTATCAATTAAAACTGCACCATCAGCAATAGTTGATACTAGCGTTTCTAATTTGGCTTTTTCGGCAGTTAGTTCTTCAATATTTTGTTCTTCATATTTTTCTAATCGTTCTGCCATTTCATTAAAACTGGCAATTAATTCGCCTAATTCTCCTCCTAAAGGCAAATCAATTCTTTGTTTAAAATTTTTGGCTGCGATATTTTTTACCCCAACTAATAATTCTTTGATCGGTTTAGTGATAGTGAGGGCATTAAAAACTGCTCCTAAAATTACCATTGCCCAGATTGAGATGAATACCGCAATAGTTACATCTCTAGTTAAATTAGAAGAAGCAACTACGGTAGGATTAGGATTAATTCCGATCGCTAGAACTCCTAAATATTCTCCTTGATGACGTAGGGGGACGAAAACATCGGTAACTTCTCCATTTGGGGTAATATGCTGGCGAATAAAGGGAAGTTCACTATTTTGAACGTAATTTTCGGGTAATTTGATACGACGCTCAATTGTTAAGGAATTACTACCTTCAGCTTGAGAATAGGGAATACCAAAAAAAATCTTACCTTCTTGATCCGCATAAAGAATGTAGCGCACACTAGCAGTACTGCGGAAAAAACGCCCAGAAAAACGGGCTAAACTCGGAAAGTCATGTTCTGCCACCATTGGTGCAGCATTAGTGGCGAGCAATAACCCTAAATCGCTACCAAAGCGAGTATCGTTGAGGCGTGCGTCTTGTTGAATAGTATTGACTGCCCAAAAAGTTAGACCACTCATAAGTAGAGAAACTACTAGAGTAGCAGCAGCCATCAGTTTGGTTTGGAGGGTAAATTCCGACCACCAAAGGGCAATTATTTGTCTGAGCTTAGTAAGTAGGTTAAGCAAAACAATTTAAGCTGAAGTTTAGCAAAATTAGGGTATTGCATTATAGTTTATCAATTAGTTAGACAACTTCAAGAGTCATACAAACGGTGACCGATATCTTGACGATAATACATATCTTCAAATTTAATTAAATTTATTGCTTGATAGGCAAAAGCGATCGCATCATCAAAGTTATTGCCTAATGCTGTTACTCCTAAGACTCTACCACCATCGGTAATAATTTGCTCGCCATCAAGTTTTGTTCCAGCGTGAAAAACAACGGCGTTTTGAGCTTCTGCTGATTCAATCCCAGTAATAATCTTTCCTTTGGCATAGGCATCGGGATAACCTCCAGAGGCAGCGACAACACAAACTGCTTTGGCTGATTTCCATTTAATTGGGGGTTGTTGGCTTAATTTTTGTTGGGCGCAAGCTAAAAGTAATTCTTCTAAAGGTGTATCTAATAAAGGTAAGACGGCTTGAGTTTCAGGATCTCCAAACCGGCAGTTAAATTCTAAAATTTTGGGTTCTCCCCCAGGAGTAATCATCAAACCTGCGTATAATACACCGCGATAATCAATTCCTCGTTTGTTTAAAGTAGCGATGGTAGGTTGCAAAATTTCTTGTTCAATTTTAATCATTAATTCAGGTGTAACTAAAGGTGCTGATGCATACGCTCCCATCCCTCCAGTATTTTTGCCCGTATCTCCTTCACCAATGCGTTTATGATCTTGAGCGGGTGCTAAAGGACGGATAGTAATACCATCGGTTAAAGCGAGTACAGAAACTTCTTCCCCAGTAAGAAACTCTTCGACTACTAGTTTAGAAAAGCCTTCCTCAAACAACTCCTGAACTGCTTTTAGTGCCTCTTCTACTGTAGTAGCGACAATTACCCCTTTACCTGCTGCTAACCCATCAGCTTTGACTACAATCGGCGCACCTTGTTGAACAATATAATCTTGAGCAGATTGAGTATCAGTAAAAGTTTGGGATTGAGCAGTGGGGATACCTGCTTCAATCATTAAATCCTTTGCCCAAGACTTACTAGCTTCGATTTGCGCCCCAGTTCGATTTGGACCAAAAACCAAAATGTTTTCTTGCTCAAGATAATCCGTAATACCTAATGATAAAGGCAGTTCTGGTCCAACTACCACCAAATCTATTTGATTTTCCTTGACTGTGCGGGCAATTCCTGCAAAATCATCTACCGCGATCGCCACGTTTTGGCAATTGGGAGTAGTTGCCGTACCACCATTACCAGGAGTACAAAAAACCTGTTCAACTTGAGCAGAACGTAACAAAGTCCAAGCGATCGCGTGTTCTCTGCCACCATTCCCAACTACTAAAACTTTCACTCTTGCTTCTCCTCTCGGCTAACATTTTTGGTAAAGGATTATTCCCCTATAAGAGCGCACCCCGTGCAAGTAGCTCATTATCTCATAAGCTTTGTTAATTGAGAGGAAAAATTTTACTTCGATGACACCTTTGTTTGGCGCATTCAATTAAATTATATTTTGAGTAATAAAATACTTTTTAGCAGTTTGTGCGATCGCGCTTTTGACTTAATCTTTGGTAACTGGTAATGGTGTACCTCACCAAGAGCGAGAAAGGCTATATTATCTGCTCAATTATTTCCAGCAGGGATCGCCACAAAACCTATTGGGATAACAAATCTAATTTGGTAACTTTTCGCAACTTTTTTGTTTGGCTCAAGAAAATTGTTGGCAAAATATTGGTATCGAAACCGCATTTTAAATAAATTGGTTCGGAGGGCAACTTGATTATGAACACCCAAGAACTTCTTAGCCGGTATAATGACCAAGAATTGGATTTTACCGAGGTCAACCTGCACACAGCTAATCTCAAAGCTACAAACCTAACGAGAATTAATTTAACCAGAGCAGATTTAAGCAGTGCCGACTTGAGTAATGCCGACTTGAGTGGAGCTTGTTTGCAACAAGCAAATCTTACTAATGCCGAGCTTAATCATGCTAATCTTGTCGGTGCTAACTTAATCGAAGTCAATTTAATTGGTGCAGACTTAGTTGGTGCAGATCTTAGAAGTGTAGATTTAAGCGGTGCAGACTTACGTTGTGCCAACTTACATAAGGCTAATTTAAGTGGTGCTAATCTCACCGATGTCGATCTTAGTGGCGCAGATTTAAGTGGTGCTAATCTTACAGATACTAAACTAGCTGGAACTGATATCAGCGTTGCGGATACAACCGGGGCAAAATTAAAGAAAGCTTGTCTTCATCAAGGAGAAAGAAAGCAAATAGCAACTTCCCACCATTGGATTACGTGGTCAGGTAAGTGAAGAGTAGTCTTTGGCGAAATGCTCCGCGTAGAGAGGCAACGCCAGACGAAGGAAGCGTAAAGGATGGCTAACTCAGTTGACCACACAGTCCCTCGGCTTGTGAACTTGGTAAACTTTTTAATGTTTTGTAATTCTAAATTAAAGCAATAGCATGGAGGGCAGGTTTAAACCTGCCTTTGTTACTAATCTACGATTCAG from Stanieria cyanosphaera PCC 7437 encodes:
- a CDS encoding pentapeptide repeat-containing protein, which codes for MNTQELLSRYNDQELDFTEVNLHTANLKATNLTRINLTRADLSSADLSNADLSGACLQQANLTNAELNHANLVGANLIEVNLIGADLVGADLRSVDLSGADLRCANLHKANLSGANLTDVDLSGADLSGANLTDTKLAGTDISVADTTGAKLKKACLHQGERKQIATSHHWITWSGK
- the nblS gene encoding two-component system sensor histidine kinase NblS — protein: MLNLLTKLRQIIALWWSEFTLQTKLMAAATLVVSLLMSGLTFWAVNTIQQDARLNDTRFGSDLGLLLATNAAPMVAEHDFPSLARFSGRFFRSTASVRYILYADQEGKIFFGIPYSQAEGSNSLTIERRIKLPENYVQNSELPFIRQHITPNGEVTDVFVPLRHQGEYLGVLAIGINPNPTVVASSNLTRDVTIAVFISIWAMVILGAVFNALTITKPIKELLVGVKNIAAKNFKQRIDLPLGGELGELIASFNEMAERLEKYEEQNIEELTAEKAKLETLVSTIADGAVLIDTNMIIILVNPTARRIFGWEGKNVIGENVLHHLPTELTIKLTKPLYQIVASETKSESQSQEETLTQQEPQILAVDHEDHLSNGDEFRIVLHQPKRRTVRILLTQVLDRERENVKGIAMTVQDITREAELNEAKSQFISNVSHELRTPLFNIKSFIETLSEYGEDLTEEQRKEFLETANHETDRLTRLVNDVLDLSRLESSRVYNFCAVDLTQLIEQTLRTYQLNAKDKGIQLVQALEPNLLPVLGHYDLLLQVITNLVGNALKFTNPGGKVTIRAYEVKSHQQPSQIRVEVADTGIGIAPEDQEAIFDRFFRVENRVHTLEGTGLGLSIVKNIIDKHQSKIYLKSAVGQGTTFWFDLPVYREEPISVETTQESSTDSPNSNLSSQIN
- the purD gene encoding phosphoribosylamine--glycine ligase, yielding MKVLVVGNGGREHAIAWTLLRSAQVEQVFCTPGNGGTATTPNCQNVAIAVDDFAGIARTVKENQIDLVVVGPELPLSLGITDYLEQENILVFGPNRTGAQIEASKSWAKDLMIEAGIPTAQSQTFTDTQSAQDYIVQQGAPIVVKADGLAAGKGVIVATTVEEALKAVQELFEEGFSKLVVEEFLTGEEVSVLALTDGITIRPLAPAQDHKRIGEGDTGKNTGGMGAYASAPLVTPELMIKIEQEILQPTIATLNKRGIDYRGVLYAGLMITPGGEPKILEFNCRFGDPETQAVLPLLDTPLEELLLACAQQKLSQQPPIKWKSAKAVCVVAASGGYPDAYAKGKIITGIESAEAQNAVVFHAGTKLDGEQIITDGGRVLGVTALGNNFDDAIAFAYQAINLIKFEDMYYRQDIGHRLYDS